Proteins encoded together in one Lathyrus oleraceus cultivar Zhongwan6 chromosome 5, CAAS_Psat_ZW6_1.0, whole genome shotgun sequence window:
- the LOC127078754 gene encoding calnexin homolog, whose product MVDRKEIPLAMGLLAVLLFFVASSSSFHLVRASDEVDDAIFYESFDEDFDNRWIVSGKEEYNGVWKHSKSEGHDDFGLLVSEPARKYAIVKELDAPVSLKDGTVVLQFETRLQNGLECGGAYIKYLQTQESGWKPKGFDNESPYSIMFGPDRCGATNKVHFIFRHKNPKTGKHVEHHLKFPPSVPSDKLSHVYTAVLKDDNEVSILIDGEEKKKANFLSSEDFEPALIPSKTIPDPDDKKPEDWDERAKIPDPEAVKPEDWDEDAPREIIDEEAEKPEGWLDDEPEEVDDPEATKPEDWDDEEDGEWEAPKIENPKCEAAPGCGEWKRPTKSNPAYKGKWSAPYIDNPNYKGIWKPQEIPNPEYFELEKPDFEPIAAIGIEIWTMQDGILFDNVLIAKDDKIAESYRETTWKPKFNIEKEKQKAEEEAAAAAAAASESEGIAGIQKKAFDLLYKIADIPFLSGQKEKIIEIIEKGEKQPNLTIGIIVSVVIVFVSIFFRLIFGGKKPANVEANVEKKTNTETTSKQDGGEKEDNKEKEETANPPRRRPKRDN is encoded by the exons ATGGTGGATCGTAAGGAAATCCCTTTGGCTATGGGGCTATTGGCGGTGCTCCTTTTCTTCGTTGCTTCTTCCTCTTCGTTTCATCTCGTTCGCGCTTCTGATGAAGTAGATGACGCG ATCTTTTATGAATCGTTCGATGAGGATTTTGATAACCGATGGATCGTATCTGGCAAGGAGGAATACAACG GTGTATGGAAGCATTCAAAGAGTGAAGGGCATGATGATTTTGGACTTCTTGTCAGTGAACCAGCAAGGAAGTATGCTATAGTTAAAGAGCTTGATGCACCTGTCAGTCTTAAGGACGGAACAGTTGTTCTTCAGTTTGAGACTCGCCTTCAAAATGGACTTGAATGTGGTGGTGCATATATTAAATATCTTCAAACTCAGGAGAGTGGTTGGAAGCCCAAGGGGTTTGACAATGAATCTCCTTATTCTATCATGTTTGGTCCAGATAGGTGTGGGGCAACCAACAAGGTGCATTTTATCTTCAGGCATAAGAATCCCAAGACTGGGAAGCATGTTGAACACCACCTCAAGTTTCCTCCTTCTGTCCCGTCTGACAAACTATCTCATGTGTACACTGCTGTTCTAAAGGATGATAATGAAGTGAGCATTTTAATTGATGGCGAGGAAAAGAAAAAGGCAAATTTCTTATCTTCTGAAGATTTTGAGCCTGCCCTTATCCCTTCCAAGACAATCCCAGACCCCGATGATAAGAAACCCGAGGACTGGGACGAGAGAGCCAAAATTCCTGACCCAGAAGCTGTAAAGCCAGAGGACTGGGATGAGGATGCACCTAGGGAAATTATTGATGAAGAAGCTGAGAAACCTGAAGGATGGTTGGATGATGAGCCAGAAGAAGTAGATGACCCAGAGGCAACAAAACCTGAAGATTGGGATGATGAGGAGGATGGTGAATGGGAAGCTCCCAAAATCGAAAACCCAAAGTGTGAAGCAGCCCCTGGTTGTGGTGAATGGAAGAGGCCAACCAAGAGCAACCCAGCTTATAAGGGAAAATGGAGTGCCCCCTACATTGATAACCCCAATTATAAGGGTATTTGGAAGCCTCAGGAGATTCCAAACCCAGAGTACTTTGAACTTGAGAAACCAGACTTTGAGCCTATTGCTGCTATTGGCATTGAAATTTGGACAATGCAAGATGGCATCCTATTTGATAATGTTCTCATAGCTAAAGATGATAAGATTGCCGAGTCCTATAGGGAAACTACTTGGAAACCCAAGTTTAACATTGAGAAAGAGAAACAAAAAGCCGAAGAGGAGGCAGCGGCTGCGGCTGCGGCAGCCTCTGAGTCAGAGGGTATTGCTGGCATCCAG AAGAAGGCATTCGATCTCTTGTACAAGATCGCAGACATTCCCTTCCTAAGTGGCCAAAAGGAGAAGATTATT GAAATCATTGAAAAGGGGGAGAAGCAACCGAATCTGACTATTGGAATTATTGTATCTGTTGTGATTGTCTTTGTGTCAATCTTCTTCAGACTCATATTCGGTGGAAAGAAACCT GCTAATGTGGAGGCTAATGTTGAGAAGAAGACCAACACAGAAACTACCAGTAAACAAGATGGCGGAGAGAAGGAAGATAACAAAGAAAAGGAGGAAACAGCCAACCCTCCACGTCGGAGGCCAAAGAGAGACAATTGA